Proteins encoded in a region of the Synechococcus sp. BIOS-U3-1 genome:
- a CDS encoding sensor histidine kinase, with translation MQASNRDPQSSTASAGSWSIARRFFLTSFILIVAQSGLSLAISGKIWKDFTSLYLDSVLSRQVLKPLNLVDNQLDLLTAQEAMECCTKEDYKNFLSGIALADGKAVMISGSAGLVPGNGAGHYTPQQLSNFAKHATSNVSRFALVDYGTDQAVAVKSVNLSGGSETGALIYIRPIYSMSLFITLSRIRFLSEIVLMLSLVVLLAIALTYILRPMRSVRSRLSNIQLDNLDTALIPLNGQPVELRPILTEFNRMVQRLETSAQNQKQFASTISHEFRTPLTVISGFIQSVLNRAGDLDSRYRESLLIADKEAFRLNRMLSDLLDLSRADNHQFKVLREPFDCILSCREALRLSQFAFPNNIIKLDDSRFEESVWAIGDPDRLVKCLENLIGNAVKYSEPKSLIELDIVLEDQLVLFSVQDHGQGIPDDQHARIFERFVRADGVSLRRGETSSGLGLSIVKMLMEGMGGSVSVQSEVGVGSRFILTLQRSSSPSK, from the coding sequence TTGCAAGCATCGAATCGTGATCCCCAATCATCAACTGCTTCTGCAGGAAGCTGGTCGATTGCTCGAAGATTCTTTCTTACGTCTTTTATTTTAATTGTTGCTCAATCTGGTTTGAGCTTGGCAATATCCGGAAAGATTTGGAAAGACTTTACATCACTCTACCTAGATTCTGTTCTCTCACGCCAAGTTTTGAAGCCCTTGAATCTTGTTGATAATCAATTAGATTTACTCACAGCCCAAGAGGCTATGGAATGCTGTACGAAGGAAGATTATAAGAACTTTTTATCTGGAATCGCCTTGGCTGATGGTAAAGCAGTGATGATTTCTGGTAGTGCAGGCCTTGTTCCAGGCAACGGTGCTGGTCACTACACACCCCAACAGCTGAGTAATTTTGCAAAGCATGCGACTAGTAATGTCAGTCGTTTCGCATTGGTTGATTACGGAACTGATCAGGCAGTAGCAGTAAAGTCTGTCAACTTATCTGGTGGCTCAGAAACTGGGGCTTTAATTTATATTAGGCCAATCTATAGCATGTCTTTGTTTATAACTTTAAGCCGCATACGCTTCCTGTCTGAGATCGTCCTAATGCTTTCTCTGGTGGTTTTACTTGCAATAGCTCTCACCTATATTCTCAGACCAATGCGATCAGTGCGTTCTCGTCTTTCAAATATTCAACTGGACAATCTTGATACTGCATTAATTCCGTTAAATGGTCAGCCTGTTGAGCTACGGCCCATTCTCACTGAGTTTAATCGCATGGTTCAACGATTAGAAACTTCTGCCCAAAATCAAAAGCAATTTGCTTCGACAATATCACATGAATTCAGAACACCACTGACTGTAATCTCCGGATTTATTCAGTCAGTTTTAAACCGCGCAGGAGATCTAGATTCGCGCTATCGCGAGTCTTTACTGATTGCCGACAAAGAAGCTTTTAGGCTCAATAGAATGCTAAGTGATTTATTAGATCTTAGCCGTGCTGATAATCATCAATTCAAAGTCTTGCGTGAGCCTTTTGATTGCATTTTGAGCTGTCGCGAAGCACTGCGCCTTTCGCAATTTGCCTTTCCGAACAACATCATTAAATTAGACGACAGTCGATTTGAAGAATCGGTCTGGGCAATCGGTGATCCAGACCGTCTGGTCAAATGCCTTGAAAACCTGATTGGAAATGCAGTCAAATACTCAGAACCTAAGAGTCTGATAGAACTTGATATTGTTTTAGAAGACCAGCTCGTTCTTTTCAGTGTTCAGGACCACGGTCAGGGAATTCCGGATGATCAACACGCACGAATCTTTGAACGCTTCGTGCGTGCGGATGGGGTCAGCTTGCGCCGTGGAGAAACCAGCTCAGGGTTAGGCTTATCCATCGTTAAAATGTTAATGGAAGGCATGGGTGGCAGTGTGAGTGTGCAATCAGAAGTTGGGGTTGGCAGTCGTTTCATTCTTACTTTGCAGCGTTCATCGAGCCCAAGTAAGTGA
- the speB gene encoding agmatinase: MGASRDPKGCKVGLFGVPYDGTTSFRPGTRFGPAAVRDVSTGLETYCPQLDLDLETMAYADLGAIEIPFGAPEPVQEAVHNATGHVLGLQLKPLMLGGEHSISSGAVAAVAEQHPDLALVQLDAHADLRHEWLGSRHSHACAMRRCLEVLPSRELLQIAIRSGTKEEFSELRSSDRLVPFNQMVSRLQNWRGKPLYLTVDLDWFDPAVMPGTGTPEPGGFLWQHFAELVSELRHHNLVGADVVELAPQLDPSGISSLLAAKVTRSLLLLMAQ, translated from the coding sequence ATGGGCGCCAGCCGGGATCCGAAAGGTTGCAAGGTGGGCCTGTTCGGCGTGCCTTACGACGGCACGACATCCTTCAGGCCCGGCACCCGTTTTGGACCTGCAGCCGTGCGGGACGTGAGTACAGGTCTTGAGACCTACTGCCCCCAGCTCGACCTTGACCTCGAAACCATGGCCTACGCCGACCTCGGAGCAATCGAGATCCCCTTCGGTGCCCCTGAGCCGGTGCAGGAGGCCGTTCACAACGCAACGGGCCATGTCCTGGGCCTGCAGCTCAAGCCGTTGATGCTGGGCGGAGAACACTCCATCAGTTCTGGAGCTGTCGCCGCTGTCGCCGAACAGCATCCGGATCTGGCACTCGTGCAGCTCGATGCCCACGCAGATCTCCGCCATGAATGGCTGGGATCGCGCCACAGCCACGCTTGTGCCATGAGGCGCTGCCTGGAAGTGCTTCCCAGTCGGGAGCTGCTGCAGATCGCCATTCGCAGCGGCACCAAAGAAGAGTTCTCAGAACTACGCAGCAGCGATCGCCTGGTCCCCTTCAATCAGATGGTTTCCCGACTGCAGAATTGGCGCGGCAAGCCTCTTTATCTGACCGTAGACCTCGACTGGTTTGACCCGGCCGTGATGCCGGGCACAGGGACCCCCGAACCAGGAGGCTTTCTCTGGCAACACTTCGCCGAACTAGTGAGCGAATTACGACACCACAACCTTGTCGGAGCTGATGTTGTTGAACTGGCTCCTCAACTAGACCCGAGCGGCATCAGCAGCCTGCTGGCAGCCAAGGTGACCCGCAGCCTGCTGTTACTGATGGCTCAATAG
- a CDS encoding metal-binding protein — protein MASGRDHDRATLTWCLPIGLLTVWWLGWINGALTALAFLVGGLWLSPDLDVRSTALRRWGVLGAIWWPYRRLLPHRSILSHGPLIGMALRLAWLSTLMLLIWTTTASLLAPAIPTPSQAWPAMVAVLRQHPRTLIGVLLGLESSVWLHLILDGDPLPAELAKPWRRHRRR, from the coding sequence GTGGCCTCAGGGCGAGACCATGATCGGGCCACCCTGACCTGGTGCCTGCCCATTGGCCTGCTGACGGTATGGTGGTTGGGATGGATCAACGGTGCTCTAACAGCGCTGGCCTTCCTGGTGGGAGGCCTCTGGTTATCGCCAGACCTTGACGTGCGCTCGACCGCACTCAGGCGCTGGGGGGTTTTGGGTGCGATCTGGTGGCCCTATCGACGCCTGCTTCCACATCGATCCATTTTGTCCCACGGCCCCCTGATTGGCATGGCACTGCGGTTGGCATGGCTATCAACTCTGATGCTGTTGATCTGGACAACCACTGCCTCACTGCTTGCACCTGCCATTCCGACCCCATCCCAGGCATGGCCAGCAATGGTTGCGGTTTTAAGGCAACATCCCCGAACTTTGATCGGCGTCCTTCTGGGTTTGGAAAGCAGCGTATGGCTGCATCTGATTCTGGATGGGGATCCATTGCCTGCAGAGTTGGCAAAACCCTGGCGGAGGCATCGACGTCGGTGA
- a CDS encoding PhnD/SsuA/transferrin family substrate-binding protein, whose protein sequence is MKSWLSLIFACTCLLGCYRSQTNSDEHNIDPLNSSADIRITEEPYYAQDIMNKKMKVFTSYLEKSTGLKVKYVPAINYVHARQLLLSGKVDLLWAGSLGTSKVLAANENAMPIAAEVKSFINVLLVDRTLIKEVQAELRSDNPLQVLKSRSVVFGSNNSGSSFLTPLIEMKAQGVDLNDLKGCVHEPKHGHRAMFIGDSDQQDFAFVPGSEADPLKYVPEQARSEVLVGWVSEIKRNYYIIASPEFLAPSETNKVQKVQNALLALNQESTANAAVLDALGGVTGFELPKSRSDLEYLNEITEFASLLGDKTRCKKNGKQESNDISE, encoded by the coding sequence GTGAAATCGTGGCTTAGCCTTATTTTTGCATGCACTTGCTTACTTGGCTGCTATCGCAGTCAAACCAATTCCGATGAACACAATATTGATCCGTTAAATTCTTCAGCTGATATACGCATTACAGAAGAGCCATATTATGCGCAAGACATTATGAATAAGAAAATGAAAGTTTTTACTTCATACCTTGAAAAAAGCACAGGGCTGAAAGTCAAATACGTGCCTGCGATTAATTATGTCCACGCTCGTCAGCTTCTATTGTCTGGGAAAGTAGATCTTTTGTGGGCAGGCTCTTTGGGTACCTCAAAGGTTTTAGCTGCCAATGAAAATGCAATGCCAATTGCAGCTGAAGTGAAATCATTCATCAATGTTCTACTTGTTGACAGAACACTCATCAAAGAAGTACAGGCCGAACTTAGAAGTGACAATCCGCTTCAAGTATTAAAAAGTAGAAGTGTTGTTTTTGGCTCAAATAACTCAGGCTCATCTTTCCTTACTCCACTGATAGAGATGAAAGCCCAAGGTGTTGATTTAAATGATTTAAAAGGATGCGTACATGAACCAAAGCATGGACATCGAGCCATGTTCATTGGTGATAGCGATCAACAAGACTTTGCTTTTGTGCCTGGCTCGGAGGCAGATCCCTTGAAATACGTTCCAGAACAGGCTCGTTCTGAGGTGCTTGTGGGCTGGGTAAGTGAGATTAAGCGAAACTACTATATTATTGCGTCGCCTGAGTTTTTAGCACCATCAGAAACTAATAAGGTGCAAAAGGTTCAAAATGCGCTTCTTGCTCTCAATCAAGAATCGACTGCAAATGCTGCAGTTCTGGACGCTCTTGGTGGTGTCACTGGTTTTGAACTACCAAAAAGCAGGAGTGATTTAGAATACCTCAATGAAATTACAGAGTTTGCCTCTTTGCTGGGTGACAAGACTCGCTGCAAAAAGAACGGAAAGCAAGAAAGCAATGATATTTCAGAATGA
- the speE gene encoding polyamine aminopropyltransferase, with product MTKASTANGGWIDEHHEGVRYGLAGRVLLDEQSDFQRITVIESERYGKGLLLDGCWMTAERQERHYHESLVHPALCGAAANERILVIGGGDGGTARECLRHPGVQHLDMVEIDGRVVELSQKHLASVGGGCWQDPRFHLTVGDGIAWAADCPDTSYDVVIVDGSDPAGPAEGLFNRSFFKHCRRILRPGGVFATQSESPEAFRQVHIDTVRLLKDVFGHADPLYGWVPMYPSGWWSWTFAAVEGPHYRNAIPERAATIAAGCEIWSPRWQSGAFETMPAFIERELLA from the coding sequence ATGACAAAGGCATCCACGGCCAATGGCGGTTGGATCGATGAACACCATGAAGGGGTTCGTTATGGCCTCGCGGGACGAGTGCTGTTGGACGAGCAAAGCGACTTTCAGCGCATCACCGTGATTGAGAGCGAGCGCTACGGCAAAGGGCTGCTGCTGGACGGTTGCTGGATGACCGCAGAGCGCCAGGAACGGCACTACCACGAATCACTGGTGCATCCGGCTCTTTGCGGTGCCGCGGCCAACGAACGGATCCTCGTGATTGGCGGTGGCGACGGCGGTACCGCCCGAGAATGCCTTCGCCATCCTGGCGTCCAACATCTCGACATGGTGGAGATCGATGGCCGGGTGGTGGAACTCAGTCAGAAGCACCTGGCTTCAGTGGGTGGAGGCTGCTGGCAGGACCCCCGCTTTCACCTCACGGTGGGTGATGGCATTGCCTGGGCCGCGGACTGCCCTGATACCAGCTACGACGTTGTGATCGTGGATGGTTCCGATCCGGCAGGGCCCGCCGAAGGTTTGTTCAACCGCAGTTTCTTCAAGCACTGCCGGCGCATCCTCAGGCCTGGAGGCGTCTTCGCCACCCAGAGCGAATCACCAGAGGCCTTCCGGCAGGTTCACATCGATACTGTTCGCTTGCTGAAGGATGTCTTCGGCCATGCCGACCCCCTTTACGGCTGGGTGCCGATGTACCCCAGCGGCTGGTGGAGCTGGACTTTCGCGGCAGTAGAGGGGCCCCACTACCGCAACGCCATCCCGGAGCGGGCAGCAACCATCGCCGCAGGCTGCGAGATCTGGAGCCCTCGATGGCAATCCGGTGCCTTTGAAACGATGCCTGCCTTCATCGAACGGGAGCTCTTGGCGTGA
- a CDS encoding fatty acid desaturase, with the protein MKFTETISSAKTTSKYIPKQFFYPTRAELLNTLPPELSKLNPAKAWTSLAMSAGLSILAVGVGTQIPLSATAFPLWLLYCVITGTVAMGCWVIAHECGHHAFHPNRCIEGVVGFVLHSILLVPYYSWAHSHAVHHAHCNHLEKGQTHVPSRATSPTGKITEKLKQNLNPVIFGIISLFSHLIIGWPLYLFFGVTGGEAYESPTSHFWNREYNSTSKKRLFHKSFQKWMTRSNIGLLSMISLLIAASIQYSLLRVVCLYGLPYVVINMWLTTYTWLQHTNRDIPHFSNETWSWSKGALQTVDRPYGPILNLLHHGIGSTHVCHHINSSIPHYNAWHGSKLLKQHFPELVRYDPTPIHKALWRVATTCGGPVHQNPSDNAFYY; encoded by the coding sequence TTGAAATTTACAGAAACGATCAGCTCCGCAAAAACAACTTCGAAATACATCCCTAAACAATTTTTTTATCCCACAAGAGCGGAGCTACTCAATACCCTGCCACCGGAGCTCTCGAAGCTAAACCCGGCAAAGGCTTGGACATCTTTGGCCATGTCAGCAGGGCTTTCAATTTTGGCCGTTGGCGTTGGTACACAGATCCCACTTTCTGCAACAGCCTTTCCCCTGTGGCTCCTCTATTGCGTCATTACCGGCACTGTCGCGATGGGCTGCTGGGTTATCGCCCATGAATGTGGTCATCACGCCTTTCACCCCAATCGTTGCATTGAAGGAGTTGTGGGCTTTGTACTCCACAGCATTCTACTTGTGCCTTATTACAGCTGGGCACACAGCCATGCCGTGCATCACGCACACTGCAATCACCTAGAGAAAGGACAAACCCACGTACCGTCAAGGGCAACGTCACCGACAGGAAAAATCACAGAAAAGCTGAAGCAAAATCTAAATCCAGTCATTTTCGGGATTATTTCTCTCTTCAGCCATCTCATTATTGGCTGGCCGCTTTATCTATTTTTTGGCGTGACTGGAGGGGAAGCATATGAATCACCTACGAGTCATTTTTGGAACCGCGAATACAATAGCACTAGCAAGAAGCGCCTTTTTCACAAATCATTCCAGAAGTGGATGACGCGATCCAATATCGGCTTGCTATCCATGATTTCTCTCTTGATCGCGGCATCAATTCAGTACTCCTTGCTTCGGGTAGTCTGCTTGTATGGATTGCCGTACGTGGTAATCAATATGTGGCTTACAACATACACCTGGCTTCAACATACAAATCGAGATATTCCACATTTCTCAAATGAAACGTGGTCTTGGTCGAAAGGAGCTCTTCAAACAGTTGATCGCCCATACGGCCCAATTTTGAATCTGCTGCATCATGGAATAGGATCCACTCATGTTTGTCACCACATCAATTCATCGATTCCGCATTACAACGCTTGGCATGGATCAAAGCTTTTAAAACAACACTTTCCCGAGCTTGTGAGATATGATCCAACACCGATTCACAAAGCACTTTGGAGAGTTGCTACGACATGTGGCGGACCTGTTCATCAAAACCCATCTGATAACGCCTTTTACTATTAA
- the arfB gene encoding alternative ribosome rescue aminoacyl-tRNA hydrolase ArfB: MIQDLPINDRLVIPAAELQWRFSRSSGPGGQGVNTTDSRVELRFDLESSKVLGPFRKARLRQQLASRLEGNCLRVVAAEERSQWQNRQRAMARLADLLREGLKPPPPKRRPTRPGRSAVQRRLDAKGKRSELKRRRQGRPSLDD; this comes from the coding sequence GTGATTCAGGATCTGCCGATCAATGACCGTTTGGTGATTCCAGCCGCTGAGTTGCAGTGGCGGTTCTCCAGGTCTTCGGGTCCTGGCGGGCAGGGGGTGAACACCACCGATTCCAGAGTGGAGTTGAGATTTGACCTGGAGAGTTCCAAGGTCCTGGGTCCGTTTCGCAAGGCCCGGTTGCGGCAGCAATTGGCGTCGCGTCTGGAGGGGAACTGTCTGAGGGTGGTTGCTGCTGAGGAGCGTTCCCAGTGGCAGAACCGTCAGAGGGCCATGGCGCGACTGGCGGACTTGCTGAGAGAAGGACTCAAGCCGCCGCCGCCGAAGCGCAGGCCCACACGACCGGGGCGTTCTGCTGTTCAACGCCGGCTGGATGCCAAAGGCAAGCGCAGCGAGCTCAAACGTCGTCGGCAAGGCAGGCCCTCACTGGATGATTAG
- the gcvT gene encoding glycine cleavage system aminomethyltransferase GcvT — MDLQRTPLHDLCREAKGRMVPFAGWEMAVQFSGLIAEHTAVREAVGMFDISHMGVLRIEGSNPKDALQTLVPTDLHRIGVGQACYTVLLNDNGGIRDDLIVYDQGETASGDGTLLVVINAACADTDTAWLKQQLEPRGLRVQDEKGDGVLLALQGPKAIAILETLSGESLHELPRFGHRLLRLQGLSEQVFCARTGYTGEDGAELLLSRTDGRKLWEQLLELDVVPCGLGARDTLRLEAAMHLYGQDMTASTNPFETGLSWLVHLEMPQDFIGRKVLEQVAANGASQRLVGLKLQGRAIARHDYPVLHNGETVGVVTSGSWSPTLEEAIALAVVPKELAKVGSEVGVEIRGQVQPATVVKRPFYRRG; from the coding sequence ATGGATCTGCAACGCACTCCACTCCATGACCTCTGCCGAGAGGCCAAGGGCCGCATGGTTCCTTTTGCAGGCTGGGAGATGGCAGTGCAGTTTTCAGGGCTGATCGCCGAACACACAGCCGTGCGTGAAGCCGTCGGGATGTTCGATATCTCCCACATGGGCGTGCTTCGGATCGAAGGCAGCAACCCCAAGGACGCACTCCAGACTCTGGTGCCAACAGACCTGCACCGAATCGGAGTAGGGCAGGCCTGCTACACCGTGCTGCTGAATGACAACGGCGGCATCCGTGACGACCTGATCGTCTACGACCAGGGAGAAACTGCATCAGGCGACGGCACCTTGCTGGTGGTGATCAATGCAGCCTGCGCTGATACCGATACGGCCTGGTTGAAGCAGCAGCTGGAACCCCGCGGACTGCGTGTTCAAGATGAAAAAGGAGACGGCGTGCTGCTTGCCCTACAGGGTCCAAAAGCGATCGCAATTCTCGAAACACTCAGCGGAGAGTCTCTGCATGAGCTACCACGCTTTGGCCATCGCCTCTTACGACTGCAAGGGCTGAGCGAACAAGTGTTCTGTGCCCGAACCGGCTATACGGGAGAAGACGGAGCTGAACTTCTGCTGAGCCGGACAGACGGACGCAAACTCTGGGAGCAATTGCTGGAACTGGATGTCGTGCCCTGCGGGCTGGGAGCACGAGACACCCTGCGTCTAGAGGCCGCCATGCACCTCTATGGCCAAGACATGACCGCCAGCACGAACCCATTCGAAACAGGCCTGAGTTGGCTCGTCCATCTCGAGATGCCGCAAGACTTCATTGGACGCAAGGTTCTGGAGCAGGTCGCCGCCAATGGAGCCTCCCAACGGTTGGTGGGACTGAAGCTTCAGGGACGAGCCATTGCCCGGCATGACTACCCAGTGCTGCATAACGGGGAAACGGTGGGGGTCGTCACCAGCGGCAGCTGGTCACCCACATTGGAGGAGGCCATCGCCCTTGCCGTTGTGCCCAAAGAACTGGCCAAAGTCGGCAGCGAAGTTGGCGTGGAGATCCGAGGGCAGGTGCAACCGGCCACAGTGGTGAAGCGACCCTTCTACCGACGTGGATAA
- the mazG gene encoding nucleoside triphosphate pyrophosphohydrolase codes for MASASDVFQHQDPLRRLENLVARLRHPAEGCPWDLEQTHQSLTPYVLEEAHEVADAIRHGDDQHLKEELGDLLLQVVLHSRIAEESDRFDLDAVAAGISEKLIRRHPHVFADAKARDSEAVRISWDAIKAQEKAVSVSASPLSDQLASKVRGQPALSGAMTISRKAAKAGFEWEDIAGVWSKVNEELQELKDAISSGDKAHAQEELGDVLFTLVNVARWCEISPEEGLAGTNQRFLDRFSRVEAALDGDLRGHSIQKLEGLWQQAKQAIRSESQDQER; via the coding sequence ATGGCCTCAGCCTCCGACGTGTTCCAGCACCAGGACCCCCTGCGCCGGCTGGAGAACTTGGTAGCTCGGTTACGCCATCCCGCAGAAGGCTGCCCTTGGGACCTGGAACAGACTCACCAGTCACTCACGCCCTACGTGCTGGAAGAAGCCCATGAGGTGGCCGATGCAATCCGTCACGGCGATGACCAACACTTGAAGGAGGAGCTCGGTGACCTACTGCTGCAGGTGGTGTTGCATTCACGGATCGCCGAAGAAAGCGACCGATTCGATCTGGATGCCGTGGCAGCCGGTATCAGCGAAAAGCTGATCCGTCGCCATCCCCATGTCTTTGCTGACGCCAAAGCCCGCGATAGCGAAGCTGTCCGGATCAGCTGGGATGCCATTAAGGCGCAGGAAAAAGCTGTCTCAGTCTCGGCATCTCCCCTCAGCGATCAGCTCGCCAGCAAGGTGCGTGGACAGCCAGCCCTTTCTGGGGCGATGACTATCTCCAGAAAAGCGGCAAAGGCTGGATTCGAATGGGAGGACATCGCCGGCGTCTGGAGCAAGGTGAATGAGGAACTCCAGGAGCTCAAGGACGCCATCTCTTCAGGCGATAAAGCTCATGCGCAGGAGGAACTTGGAGATGTGCTGTTCACCTTGGTCAATGTGGCGCGCTGGTGTGAAATCAGCCCGGAGGAAGGACTGGCAGGAACCAATCAACGCTTCCTGGATCGCTTCTCACGGGTGGAAGCAGCCCTGGACGGTGATCTGCGCGGTCACAGCATCCAGAAACTGGAGGGGCTATGGCAGCAGGCCAAGCAAGCCATCCGGAGCGAATCTCAGGATCAGGAACGCTGA
- a CDS encoding high light inducible protein: MTTSTQAQTRFGFSNFAETWNGRLAMLGFVIGLGTELVTGQGILSQIGF; the protein is encoded by the coding sequence ATGACTACTTCAACTCAAGCTCAAACTCGATTCGGCTTCAGCAACTTCGCTGAGACCTGGAATGGTCGTCTAGCAATGCTGGGCTTTGTCATTGGCCTTGGCACAGAGCTGGTTACCGGCCAGGGAATCCTCAGTCAGATTGGTTTCTGA
- a CDS encoding cyclic nucleotide-binding domain-containing protein, which produces MPTAVQLIAEHRNVDQLLLPTGSILFERGESATALYAIERGLVELTTGARDRLRYGDGEVFFYEDLVAEDAHHSRTARAITPVHVLRLDRNSFLELIHGHPTLVLSLLSGQHRRLREQRLEAAHFY; this is translated from the coding sequence ATGCCGACCGCTGTTCAGCTCATCGCTGAGCATCGCAACGTTGATCAGTTGCTGTTGCCTACGGGCAGCATCCTGTTCGAGCGGGGTGAATCGGCGACGGCCCTTTACGCCATTGAGCGCGGACTTGTAGAGCTCACGACCGGTGCTCGTGACCGCCTTCGCTATGGGGATGGAGAGGTCTTCTTCTATGAAGACTTAGTGGCTGAAGATGCACATCACAGCCGAACGGCGCGCGCGATCACGCCAGTTCATGTTCTTCGGCTAGATCGCAACAGTTTTTTGGAGCTGATTCACGGGCATCCCACACTTGTGCTCAGCCTGCTCAGTGGTCAGCACCGACGACTGCGGGAGCAGCGTCTGGAGGCTGCTCACTTCTATTGA